From a region of the Castanea sativa cultivar Marrone di Chiusa Pesio chromosome 10, ASM4071231v1 genome:
- the LOC142612587 gene encoding uncharacterized protein LOC142612587 isoform X2, producing the protein MAITTLFYPPKFSFPHRPTRQVSSSTPHSKTQTQVQTRTRNSINHGTIQNPKTTMAAALLGAGLTLTLVGPTSAAELPSLLLLGSTSLQLSEPTNALSLPTWAIHVSSVVEWITAMALVWQYGEQSGYESWKGLSWDMVLSSTQQGLHLITWAELNLGTPSWWSILCMHLAFLL; encoded by the exons ATGGCTATCACCACCTTATTCTACCCTCCAAAATTCAGCTTTCCTCACAGACCCACAAGACAAGTTTCTTCTTCTACCCCACATTCAAAGACCCAAACCCAAGTTCAGACCCGTACCCGGAATTCCATCAATCACGGTACCATCCAGAACCCGAAGACCACCATGGCTGCTGCTCTGTTAGGAGCTGGTTTGACCTTGACCCTGGTGGGACCCACCTCAGCTGCGGAGTTACCGTCCTTGCTGCTGCTGGGTTCTACTTCTCTGCAACTCAGTGAGCCCACCAATGCTCTGTCCTTGCCCACCTGGGCTATACACGTGTCCAGTGTGGTTGAATG gATTACAGCAATGGCTTTGGTGTGGCAATATGGGGAGCAATCTGGGTATGAGTCTTGGAAAGGACTTTCCTGGG ATATGGTACTCAGCTCAACTCAACAAGGTCTTCATCTAATAACATGGGCAGAATTAAACTTAG GTACCCCTTCTTGGTGGAGCATTTTGTGCATGCACTTGGCATTTCTTTTATAA
- the LOC142612587 gene encoding uncharacterized protein LOC142612587 isoform X1, with translation MAITTLFYPPKFSFPHRPTRQVSSSTPHSKTQTQVQTRTRNSINHGTIQNPKTTMAAALLGAGLTLTLVGPTSAAELPSLLLLGSTSLQLSEPTNALSLPTWAIHVSSVVEWITAMALVWQYGEQSGYESWKGLSWGMVPLLGGAFCACTWHFFYNSESLEVLVALQAALTVIGNATMCIAAYRIYKSSEKSSKSL, from the exons ATGGCTATCACCACCTTATTCTACCCTCCAAAATTCAGCTTTCCTCACAGACCCACAAGACAAGTTTCTTCTTCTACCCCACATTCAAAGACCCAAACCCAAGTTCAGACCCGTACCCGGAATTCCATCAATCACGGTACCATCCAGAACCCGAAGACCACCATGGCTGCTGCTCTGTTAGGAGCTGGTTTGACCTTGACCCTGGTGGGACCCACCTCAGCTGCGGAGTTACCGTCCTTGCTGCTGCTGGGTTCTACTTCTCTGCAACTCAGTGAGCCCACCAATGCTCTGTCCTTGCCCACCTGGGCTATACACGTGTCCAGTGTGGTTGAATG gATTACAGCAATGGCTTTGGTGTGGCAATATGGGGAGCAATCTGGGTATGAGTCTTGGAAAGGACTTTCCTGGGGTATG GTACCCCTTCTTGGTGGAGCATTTTGTGCATGCACTTGGCATTTCTTTTATAATTCTGAATCTCTTGAG GTATTAGTGGCTCTTCAGGCGGCACTAACAGTAATAGGTAATGCCACAATGTGTATTGCTGCCTACCGCATATACAAATCATCAGAGAAAAGCTCCAAGAGTCTCTGA